The Candidatus Diapherotrites archaeon DNA window CTCTTTTATACTGGAAATATTGTTTAATCTTAATTCTTTAACTAATCGATCTTGATGAGTTTTGAATGAACGTTCTATTCTTCCCTTTGCTTGTGGAGAATGAGCATAAATTATTTTTATCCCTAACTCCTGCATTGCTCTTGCAAATTGTGTCATACCTTCTCCTCTTGCAACTTTGTAAATAGTATCTTTATCAACGTACAAAGCCACTGGACAACCGTATATTTTTATATATTCCTGTGTTATTCTCATTAATGCTTCTGTTGTTTCACCTTCTGTAAATTTTAAAAATACCCTATTTGAAGCATCATCAATAAAACCAATTAATACACACTTTGGAGCTCTTCCTTCAAACCAATCGTGATGTGAACCATCCAGTTGAACTAGTTCTCCTATACAGTCTCTTCTTTCTCTCCAGCTTCGATGCTTTGTTTTTCGTTTTTTTGTTTTCCATAAGTCAGCTTCAATAAGTATTTTCCTGACAGACTCACTAGAAACTTTAATATTTTCATTTTCACTAAGCTTTTCTGCTAAAAAAGTAGGCTTAAAATCAATATATTTAGTTTTTGCAAGTTGGATAATTCTTAACTTTATTGCTTCTGAAAGCCTTTTTCTCGATGGTTTTCCTCTAGATTTATGAATTACCCCTTTTAAAC harbors:
- a CDS encoding ISNCY family transposase — translated: MKQGVLIVTIQEVNKFKIVNDIIYKQITQKQASECLNLSTRQIRRLVKRVKKEGLKGVIHKSRGKPSRKRLSEAIKLRIIQLAKTKYIDFKPTFLAEKLSENENIKVSSESVRKILIEADLWKTKKRKTKHRSWRERRDCIGELVQLDGSHHDWFEGRAPKCVLIGFIDDASNRVFLKFTEGETTEALMRITQEYIKIYGCPVALYVDKDTIYKVARGEGMTQFARAMQELGIKIIYAHSPQAKGRIERSFKTHQDRLVKELRLNNISSIKEANKFLERKYIKEHNEKFMVKPKNDYDMHRKLPSKINLSKTFSKHSKRSIANDYTLKYKGRVFQILDTPNSRDIILNNKAIVEENLEGSIRIKYKDKYLKYKEISEKHTASYSRWIWVPSKTG